The Lineus longissimus chromosome 2, tnLinLong1.2, whole genome shotgun sequence genome window below encodes:
- the LOC135483628 gene encoding thymidylate kinase-like: MLKKLCRMVGRGALIVLEGCDRCGKSTQSCKLVEVLNQRGSKASFMCFPDRSTRIGSTISDYLEKKCELEDHAVHLLFSANRWELVPKITSLLESGTTLVIDRYAYSGVAFTAAKPGFTMDWCRKPDIGLPKPDLVLYLDLKAEDLQERKNFGEERYEKAEFQQKVAENYKILREPDWQVLDAGRSIEEIHSEILKLAENVIRNVDGKEIGKLWVDPPTSPTKSPPLSPNKVKRVIPEETEIPCSPKRAKLGPKTIPVSPSKMIKCF, from the exons ATGCTAAAAAAGCTCTGTAGAATGGTTGGAAGAGGTGCTTTGATCGTTTTAGAGGGTTGTGATAGATGTGGGAAGTCTACACAAAGCTGTAAACTCGTAGAAGTGCTGAACCAACGAGGATCAAAGGCATCATTCATGTGTTTTCCAG ATCGATCAACGAGGATTGGCTCTACAATCAGTGACTACCTCGAGAAGAAGTGTGAGTTAGAAGACCATGCTGTTCACCTCCTCTTTTCTGCTAATCGATGGGAATTAGT ACCAAAGATAACTAGCCTCCTTGAGAGTGGAACTACACTGGTGATTGACAGATATGCCTATTCGGGTGTAGCATTCACCGCCGCAAAACCG GGTTTCACAATGGATTGGTGCCGGAAACCAGACATTGGCCTCCCAAAGCCAGACTTGGTGTTGTATCTAGATCTGAAGGCTGAAGATCTGCAAGAGAGGAAAAACTTTGGGGAAGAAAGATATGAGAAGGCAGAGTTCCAGCAAAAAGTGGCAGAGAATTACAAAATACTCCGGGAACCAGACTGGCAG GTTCTAGATGCTGGAAGATCAATAGAAGAGATCCACTCTGAGATACTGAAGTTAGCAGAGAATGTGATAAGAAATGTGGATGGGAAAGAAATTGGAAAACTGTGGGTTGACCCTCCGACTTCCCCTACCAAAAGTCCTCCACTTTCGCCAAACAAAGTAAAACGAGTCATTCCAGAAGAGACCGAAATTCCTTGTTCTCCGAAAAGGGCGAAGTTGGGACCAAAAACCATACCTGTCTCTCCATCAAAAATGATCAAGTGCTTCTAG
- the LOC135482521 gene encoding thyrotropin-releasing hormone receptor-like isoform X2: MAKGYQNFMMGHTGVVAECYEYDKLDTDVSEINAGNLSFVSCDEQSETVVVDELWTYFSPIILFLGIFGNMMAVLVFVFRRVGKKATRLLLVLLSVFDLLVLLTGLLRHWLFAISGVDVRSSSDAGCAIHKIIVYWSLQCAAFTLVLVTIDRLVVVCFPQRAHQICTVPKAAVTESVFVGLLLLMDTLSFYEDHLLLDGTVGYVCTRSTDNLLYRVFPYLDWALFSFIPLIIIVSCNIMMILKIRTTNNRRKNVVVTRHSDHMRMSGVSRMLFTVNLIFFFTTLPISLLLIIDMELDVAGRDEKEAILVAFTVTSLLQYTNNACNFYLYCIHSSQFRKEFKSLFCICRRRFNAEVSPAETSLTPARSVETRLDETFAVEM; this comes from the coding sequence ATGGCTAAAGGTTACCAGAACTTCATGATGGGGCACACTGGTGTTGTTGCCGAGTGTTATGAATACGACAAGTTGGACACGGACGTTTCAGAAATCAACGCGGGAAACCTGTCGTTCGTTTCATGTGATGAGCAAAGCGAGACGGTTGTTGTCGACGAATTGTGGAcatatttttctccaataatTCTCTTCTTAGGAATTTTTGGAAACATGATGGCAGTTCTAGTCTTCGTGTTTCGGCGGGTCGGGAAAAAGGCGACCCGTTTGCTACTGGTGCTGTTGTCAGTGTTTGATCTTCTCGTGCTACTGACCGGCTTGCTGAGACACTGGCTTTTCGCAATCAGCGGTGTGGATGTGCGATCGTCTTCGGACGCTGGTTGTGCCATCCATAAGATCATTGTTTATTGGTCCCTGCAGTGCGCCGCATTCACACTTGTATTGGTGACAATCGATAGGTTGGTTGTCGTCTGCTTCCCGCAACGAGCGCACCAAATCTGCACCGTCCCGAAAGCGGCAGTGACAGAATCCGTCTTCGTGGGTCTGCTGCTGCTCATGGATACCCTGAGTTTCTACGAGGATCATCTGCTACTGGACGGAACTGTCGGGTACGTCTGTACAAGAAGCACCGACAACCTTCTTTACCGGGTATTTCCGTATCTAGACTGGGCACTTTTCTCCTTTATCCCGCTCATCATCATTGTCTCTTGCAACATTATGATGATACTCAAAATCCGGACGACGAACAACAGGCGGAAAAACGTGGTTGTGACTCGCCATTCTGACCACATGCGCATGTCGGGAGTTTCCCGTATGCTGTTCACAGTTAACCTGAtctttttcttcacaactttACCGATATCTCTTCTCCTTATCATTGACATGGAACTTGATGTTGCAGGACGGGATGAGAAGGAGGCGATTCTTGTCGCTTTCACTGTGACCAGTTTGTTGCAATACACTAATAATGCATGTAACTTCTATTTGTACTGCATTCACAGTTCCCAGTttaggaaggaattcaagtcaCTGTTCTGTATCTGCCGCAGGAGGTTTAATGCTGAAGTGTCCCCAGCGGAAACATCGTTGACGCCTGCGAGGAGCGTTGAAACAAGGTTGGATGAGACATTTGCTGTGGAGATGTAA